Within the Saccharopolyspora gloriosae genome, the region CACCGGCAGGAACGAACCGTCCTCCGGCAGGTAGTGCAGCGCCGCGCTGCGCGGATTGTCCGTGAACACGTGCGTGGCCAGCACGTACGGCGCCCACACCAGCAGTGAGATGAGGCCGCTGACGATGCCGATCGGCAGCAACCGCAGGAACATCCGCTTGACCGTCGCCCACACGGCCTCGCCGCGGCGCACCCGGGACGTCCCCGCCACCACGGCCATCGCCACGATCAGCAGCACTGCGAACCCGAAGTGCAGCGTGTAGGTGATCGCGGCGAAACCGACGTAACCGCCGATGCAGATCAACGTCCAGCGCGGGGCGCGCTGCTCCCGGCGCATCGCATGCCAGGTCAACACCGCGATCGGAGCCAGCCACGCCGCCGACGGCCACGCGTACGGCTCCTCGATGCCGTGCAGCATCCCCGCCAGCGACGTCACCACCGCAGCCAGCAACGCCAGGCGCCGCCGCACCACGACGCTCCACAAGGTGAACGCGACGACGCTCGTCACCGCCACCCAGATCAACGCGTAGGGCTTGTAGGCGGCCCAGCCCTCCCAGCCCAGCAGGTTCGCGAACCTGCCGCCCAGCCAGAACCAGCCACCCGGGTAGTACGGGGCGGTGCCCGCGTAGTTCATGTCCGACAAGCCCCACGAGGAAGCCATCCGCGTCATGTACTGCAAGCGGAACCCGTTGTCGGTCGACGAACCGCCGAAGTAGTACCGCGTCGCCTGCAGCGGAATCGCCAACGCCAGCGTCGTGAACGTCGACAACGCCGCCCACGTCCCGGCGAGCCGCACCGGTCGCGGAAAGCGACGCCTGCCGAACGCCAGCAGGCCGAACGTGATCAACAGCACTAGGGCCGCGCCGAGTGAAGCCAACGCTTCCGGCGCGAAGCTCGGTTCGCTGATGCCCAGTCGTGCCACCGCGAACTGCAGGGCGAGGCTGATCACCGCAGCGACCACCGACCCCGCGATCAACTCGGAAACCGTGCTGCGCAACGGAAGTCGCACAGCCGAATCCTGGCGCGGTGCATCGATGGGTCGGGGTCCGGTCAACACCGGACTCGGCAAGGTTCCCGCCACGTCAATTCGATCCTTCGGCGGTGGGGGACAGGGCGCCCGCGCAGAATAGAGGATGCCCACCGAGCGCCCGCGCCGCGCCTGGGCGGGTGCCGACGATCACCCGCTAGGGTGCTCAGCGCTTGCTCACACACGACAGGAAGGGCGGCTGTTGCCACCAGGAGCGGTCGAGACCAGCGGAACACCCGAACCTGCCGGGCCGCTGCTGCCGTCCGAGCGGGACGCCCGGACGACGCGGGTCGCGGTGCGGGCGGACCTGCTTCCCGCGCTGAGCACGCTCTCCCTCGTGGCGTTGCTCGGGTTGCCGCTGGGATGGGTGTGGTCGCGGATCGCCCCGCCTCAGGGCAGCGTGCTCAGCAGCACCGGCACGCTGGTCGCCGCGCAGATCGTGGAGAGCTACCACCGCTTCGACGCGCTCGCGATGTTCCTGCTCGTCGCCTTCGGGACCGGCCTCGTCACCGCCGCCGTGCTGTGGACGTTCCGGCGCCGCCGAGGACCGGTGCTGCTGGTGGCCGCCGTGCTCGGATCGCTCATCTCGTCCTGGCTGGCGATCCGGATGGGGACGACCTTCGCCGCCGAGCTCTACCCGTGGCCCGTCGGGCTCGCCGTCGGCGACACCCTCATCGCGCCCCCGGAAGCGCCCACCGGGTGGGCCGTCGTCGTCCAGCCCATGGCGATGGCGCTGGGCTACGGCCTGGCCGCTTCCTGGAACGGATTCGACGACCTGGGGCGGCGCAGCTAGCGAGCTCCGGGCGGTTCGCGATCAGCCTGCCGGGCGCAGGGAAGCGGTCAGCCGATCCAGAACATCGGGGGCGATGGCGCCGGGAACGCTCTGGTCGGCGCCCGCGATGTGCACCACCGAACTCTCCCCGTCGTTGTTGGTGGCCAGCGTATTGATCAGCACACTGGGGGAGCCGCACGGCCCTGGGGCGGGTACGACGGTGGCGACGACCTTGCTCGCGGCGATGCCCCCGGCCAGCTGCACCGGCTGCGGCGGGGAGAGCTCGATCCCCGCGTCCCGGCCGTAGGCGAGCTCGGCGAACTTGCGGGCGGTGTCGGTGGCGACCGCGGCGTCATCCGGTCCCCGACGCGCGGTGGCGCCGGCGATCGCGCGGTAGCTCCCGTGGACCTCCGCGCAGAAGTCCTCCTGGTAGATCGAGACCCCGGTCATGGTCACCGGGTCTTCTTGGGGGCCGAAGCCGACGACGTTGTCCGGAGCCTCCAACCGCCACTCCAGCGGGGCGTCGTACACGGCGTGCCGATTCGGCACCGGCACCGCCTGCCAACCCGGCACCACCGCCACCGGCGGGGGCGCGGAGGCGGCGGAGGTCGCTTCCGAGGTGACCGGCGGCGGAGCGTCGGCTGTGGGCGCCGGAAGCCGATCGTCGCCGGCCTGCTCCTCGCCTCCTGAACTCGCGACTGCCACCGTCGTCACCAGCGCGACCACCACGACCGCACCCGCGGAGATCGCCGCGATCAGCGGGCCGCGCTTGCGCGCAGGCCGCGGGGTGGGGGCGAAACCCTGCTGACTCCACTGAGGCTGCTGTTGCTGGGGCTGTTGAGGCTGCTGGAACGTGCCGAACCCCTGATAGCGCATGCCGCCCTGGTACGGCGGCTGCCCGAACTGCTGCGACTGTTGAGCGTGCTGCGGTTGCTGCACCGAACCCCAGCCCTCGTGCCCGCCGCCCCGGTTGTCCCCGCGTTGCCGCGAACCCCCATTTTCCGGAGAACCCCAGTTCCCCGGCCCACCCGGTGATGACATGGGGTGATCCTAGCGAGCGACCCGAACCGGCCGGGCCGCCTTCGCGGATCAGTTCACGCTGGTCTGCTCGGCGAACTCCGCCAGCGGGGCCGGAACTGCCCGCAGCTCGCGCAGGAACTCGGCCTCTCGCACGAGCAGCCGCCGCACCAGCCGCAACCGAGCCAGCGGATCGGTCTCCGCGAGCAGATCCTGACGGTCCTCGGCGCTAAGCACGCAATCCTCGGCCAGGACGTACGACAGGTCCGCGGGGTCCACGTCCGGTGCCGGGGCGTCGTAACGATCCCCTCGCAGACCGGTGCCGTGATAGCGCTCGTGCGCGGCACGGGCCGCGGCGTCGAGCCTGCCCGTGAGCCGCGGGTCTTCGGCGGGCTCGCTGTCGGGGAGCCATTCGACGCGGGCCATCAAGTACGGCGCCGCCTCCCGGTCGATCTGCAGCAGCCGGAACCGCTGCCCGCCGTCGGCGGTGATGTCGTAGCGGCCCTGTGGCAGCTGCTGCACCTGGCGCAGCCGTGCCGAGCAGCCCACGTCGTACATCGAGTCGACGTTGTCGTCACCGACCTCCCAGCCCTGCCGGATCCCGACCACGCCGAAACGTCGGTCCGGGACGACTTCCTCGACCAGGTCCAGCACCAGCTGCCGGTAGCGCGCCTCGAAGATGTGCAGCGGCAGGTCGGCCCCGGGCAGCAGCACCGTGCTCAACGGGAACAGCGGAAGGGTGTCGGTCACAGCCGCCAACCTACGTCGCACCCCCGTAACGCGGCCACCTTGCTTCGGTGTCCGGTGGCGGAACGTCAGCGTCCTTCTCGTCCGGTCGGCGGCCGGAGCACGGCGAACGGGTCGGTGATCTCCAGGTCGGGGTTGGTGAACCGGAACAGCGCGGGCGGGCGGCCCCCGGCGGGACCCGCGGGCATGGTGCGGCCGGTCGGATGCAGGGCGCCGCGGCGGGTGAGCACGCGCTGCAGGTTGGTCGCCGCGACCTCGTAGCCCAGTGCGGCGGAATAGATGCCGCGCAGAGCGGAGATGGTGAACTCGGTGGGGGCGAGGGCGAAGCCGATGTTGGTGTAGGACAGCTTCGCGCGGAGCCGGGCGCGGGCCGCGTGCGTGATGCGCTCGTGGTCGAACGCGGTCGGCGGCGGATCGTCGAGCGGATGCCAGGCGGTGTCGGCGGGCACCTCCGGATCGACGTCGGAAGGCACCAGGCCGAGGAACGCGGTCGCCACCACCCGGTGGCCCGGAACCCGGTCGGGGTCGCTGAACACCGAGAGCTGCTCAACGTGGCTCAGCTTGTGCACATCGACCTTCTCCGCGAGCTGACGGCGAATGGAGGTCTCCACGTCCTCGTCGTCGCCGAGCCTGCCGCCGGGCAGCGCCCAGCGGTGCTCGTGCGGGGGCTGGGCGCGTTGCCACAGCAGCACCTGGAGGCGTCCCTCGTGTGCGCGCAGCACCCCCGCCAGTACCTCGTGAGCTGCATCTCTCTTGTCCGCACAACTGGCGGTGTTACGATGAGGCACGTTTTCGATTGTAAGGCGAAAACCGCTCGGTGGGCAAACACCGGCCCGCGCGCCGACGCGCGTGCCGGTGCGGAGGAGGAACAGATGGTGGTTGCCGAACAGCTCGTTCCCTACGCGGGCGTGGAACCGGACGAGGCGTGGGCTCGGGAAGTCCGCGAACTGGCCGACGAACGCGATGCCGTGGTGCTGGCGCACAACTACCAGCTGCCCGCGATCCAGGACGTCGCCCACCACACCGGGGACTCCCTGGCGCTGAGCCGGATCGCCGCCGAAAGCGTCGCCTCGACCATCGTGTTCTGCGGCGTGCACTTCATGGCCGAAACCGCGAAGATCCTCAGCCCCGGCAAGAAGGTCCTCATCCCGGACGCGCGCGCCGGATGCTCGCTCGCCGACTCGATCACCGCGGACCAGCTGCGCGGGTGGAAGGCCGAACACCCCGGCGCCGTCGTCGTCTCCTACGTGAACACGACCGCCGAGGTGAAAGCCGAGACCGACATCTGCTGCACCTCCTCGAACGCGGTCGACGTGGTTCGGTCCATTCCCGCGGAGCAGGAAGTGCTGTTCTGCCCGGACCAGTTCCTCGGCGCGCACGTGCGCCGCGAGACGGGACGGGACAACTTGCACGTGTGGGCAGGGGAATGCCACGTGCACGCGGGCATCAACGGGCCGGAGCTGGCCGACCGCGCGGCCGCAAACCCGGACGCCGACCTGTTCATCCACCCGGAGTGCGGTTGCGCGACCTCCGCGCTGTACTTAGCCGGCGAAGGGACGCTGCCCGCGGAACGGGTCAAGATCCTCTCCACCGGCGGGATGCTCGACGCCGCGCGCGAGACCGGCGCCGAATCGGTGCTGGTGGCCACCGAGGTCGGCATGCTGCACCAGCTGCGCCGCGCTGCGCCCGAGATCGACTTCCAGGCGGTCAACGACCGGGCTTCCTGCCGCTACATGAAGATGATCACCCCGGCCGCCCTGCTGCGCGGTCTGCGGGAGAACGCCGACGAGGTGCACGTGCCCGCGGACATCGCCGCCAGCGCCCGCGCCTCCGTGGAACGAATGATCAGCATCGGCAAGCCCGGGGGTGGCGAGTGACCTGGGAAGCGCGCGCCGACCTCGTCGTCGTCGGCACCGGCGTGGCCGGACTCACCGCCGCGCTGCGCGCACGGGAACTCGGTCTGCGAACTCTCGTGGTGACCAAGGATTCCGCGGAGGCGGGCAACACCGGCTGGGCGCAAGGCGGTGTCGCCGTGGTGCGTCCCGAGGAGCACGACGAC harbors:
- a CDS encoding arabinofuranosyltransferase, whose product is MRLPLRSTVSELIAGSVVAAVISLALQFAVARLGISEPSFAPEALASLGAALVLLITFGLLAFGRRRFPRPVRLAGTWAALSTFTTLALAIPLQATRYYFGGSSTDNGFRLQYMTRMASSWGLSDMNYAGTAPYYPGGWFWLGGRFANLLGWEGWAAYKPYALIWVAVTSVVAFTLWSVVVRRRLALLAAVVTSLAGMLHGIEEPYAWPSAAWLAPIAVLTWHAMRREQRAPRWTLICIGGYVGFAAITYTLHFGFAVLLIVAMAVVAGTSRVRRGEAVWATVKRMFLRLLPIGIVSGLISLLVWAPYVLATHVFTDNPRSAALHYLPEDGSFLPVPMTDASVFGALCLAGFAWLILRAKRSEVAGAMLTLVIAIYVWFGLSTLALVAKTTLLAFRLNVILGVVLAVAGVFAVLEFIGWLRERVDVGYAARITTLSCALGLLGAVTLTQGAIGTALATSTEQAYEDYYPTGDNAKGARDPDKTGSWADDVYREISDLTGRPPERDLLLSTDYKLMSFRPYWGFQQETPHYANPLADYDERAAEIERWSKARNAPELVNMLRRSEFTTPNVFVLRNPASPVASEADQERAADPSDENAGKLALNLKGDAFPQQPNVRDYDVHFDPVAFDGPQFERSDVGPYTIIAVRDAR
- a CDS encoding NUDIX domain-containing protein, which gives rise to MAGVLRAHEGRLQVLLWQRAQPPHEHRWALPGGRLGDDEDVETSIRRQLAEKVDVHKLSHVEQLSVFSDPDRVPGHRVVATAFLGLVPSDVDPEVPADTAWHPLDDPPPTAFDHERITHAARARLRAKLSYTNIGFALAPTEFTISALRGIYSAALGYEVAATNLQRVLTRRGALHPTGRTMPAGPAGGRPPALFRFTNPDLEITDPFAVLRPPTGREGR
- a CDS encoding DUF2567 domain-containing protein, with protein sequence MPPGAVETSGTPEPAGPLLPSERDARTTRVAVRADLLPALSTLSLVALLGLPLGWVWSRIAPPQGSVLSSTGTLVAAQIVESYHRFDALAMFLLVAFGTGLVTAAVLWTFRRRRGPVLLVAAVLGSLISSWLAIRMGTTFAAELYPWPVGLAVGDTLIAPPEAPTGWAVVVQPMAMALGYGLAASWNGFDDLGRRS
- a CDS encoding LON peptidase substrate-binding domain-containing protein, with translation MTDTLPLFPLSTVLLPGADLPLHIFEARYRQLVLDLVEEVVPDRRFGVVGIRQGWEVGDDNVDSMYDVGCSARLRQVQQLPQGRYDITADGGQRFRLLQIDREAAPYLMARVEWLPDSEPAEDPRLTGRLDAAARAAHERYHGTGLRGDRYDAPAPDVDPADLSYVLAEDCVLSAEDRQDLLAETDPLARLRLVRRLLVREAEFLRELRAVPAPLAEFAEQTSVN
- the nadA gene encoding quinolinate synthase NadA gives rise to the protein MVVAEQLVPYAGVEPDEAWAREVRELADERDAVVLAHNYQLPAIQDVAHHTGDSLALSRIAAESVASTIVFCGVHFMAETAKILSPGKKVLIPDARAGCSLADSITADQLRGWKAEHPGAVVVSYVNTTAEVKAETDICCTSSNAVDVVRSIPAEQEVLFCPDQFLGAHVRRETGRDNLHVWAGECHVHAGINGPELADRAAANPDADLFIHPECGCATSALYLAGEGTLPAERVKILSTGGMLDAARETGAESVLVATEVGMLHQLRRAAPEIDFQAVNDRASCRYMKMITPAALLRGLRENADEVHVPADIAASARASVERMISIGKPGGGE